The Spiroplasma clarkii genome has a window encoding:
- a CDS encoding transcription antitermination factor NusB: MEKTVSYLKTRRRYCVQILYKLYIVDEDLTKLKQEVLDGTQFEENSDDMSNFIMKVLDHFVEIQEAVKPLISENWTWERLPNIIKAILINGSYEITQKITSKAIVVNESIDMVREFLPSWDTAFLNAVLDKIE; this comes from the coding sequence ATGGAAAAAACAGTTAGCTATTTAAAAACTAGAAGAAGGTATTGTGTACAAATCTTGTATAAGTTATACATTGTTGATGAGGATTTAACCAAGTTAAAACAAGAGGTATTAGATGGAACACAATTTGAAGAAAACAGTGATGATATGAGTAACTTCATCATGAAGGTACTAGATCATTTTGTTGAAATTCAAGAAGCAGTGAAACCTTTAATTAGTGAAAATTGAACTTGGGAACGTCTCCCCAATATTATCAAAGCAATTTTGATTAATGGTAGCTATGAAATAACTCAAAAGATCACAAGTAAAGCAATTGTAGTTAATGAAAGTATTGACATGGTGCGAGAATTCTTGCCAAGTTGAGATACTGCATTTTTAAATGCTGTTTTAGATAAAATTGAATAA